The following are encoded in a window of Pseudomonas sp. St316 genomic DNA:
- the tssH gene encoding type VI secretion system ATPase TssH gives MGEISRAALFGKLNSVAYKAIEAATVFCKLRGNPYVELAHWFHQLLQLQDSDLHRIIRQFNIEPARLARDLTEALDRLPRGSTSITDLSSHVEEAVERGWVYGSLMFGESQVRTGYLVLGILKTPSLRHALLGLSSEFDKVKAEALSERFDEYVGDSPENALTASDGFNAGAVPGEASGAMAPSAMGKQEALKRFTVDLTEQARSGKLDPIVGRDEEIRQLVDILMRRRQNNPILTGEAGVGKTAVVEGFALRIVAGDVPPALKDVELRSLDVGLLQAGASMKGEFEQRLRQVIEDVQASPKPIILFIDEAHTLVGAGGAAGTGDAANLLKPALARGTLRTVAATTWAEYKKHIEKDPALTRRFQVVQVAEPSEDKALLMMRGVASTMEKHHQVQILDEALEASVKLSHRYIPARQLPDKSVSLLDTACARVAISLHAVPAEVDDSRRRIEALETELQIIAREHAIGVVIGSRQTQSENLLSAERERLAELESRWAEEKTLVDELLATRATLRERVGVVDSEDNSEASNNESHALREKLVDLQQRLTALQGETPLILPTVDYQAVASVVADWTGIPVGRMARNELETVLNLDQHLKKRIIGQDHALQMIAKRIQTSRAGLDNPSKPIGVFMLAGTSGVGKTETALALAEAMYGGEQNVITINMSEFQEAHTVSTLKGAPPGYIGYGEGGVLTEAVRRKPYSVVLLDEVEKAHPDVHEIFFQVFDKGVMEDGEGRVIDFKNTLILLTTNAGTELIAKVCKDPQNVPEPEEIAKALRQPLLEIFPPALLGRLVTIPYYPLSDEMLKAITRLQLNRIKKRVESTHKVAFDYDDAVIDLIVSRCTETESGGRMIDTILTNSLLPDMSREFLTRMLEGKALAGVHIRAVDNELQYDFSDAA, from the coding sequence ATGGGTGAAATCAGTCGCGCCGCGTTGTTCGGCAAACTCAACAGCGTGGCCTACAAAGCCATCGAAGCCGCCACCGTGTTCTGCAAGTTGCGCGGTAACCCCTATGTGGAGCTGGCCCACTGGTTCCACCAGTTGCTGCAACTGCAGGACTCGGACCTGCACCGCATCATCCGCCAGTTCAACATCGAGCCGGCGCGCCTGGCCCGTGACCTGACCGAAGCCCTGGATCGCCTGCCACGGGGCTCGACCTCGATCACCGACCTGTCCTCCCACGTGGAAGAAGCCGTGGAACGCGGCTGGGTCTACGGCAGCCTGATGTTCGGCGAAAGCCAGGTGCGCACCGGTTACCTGGTGCTGGGCATTCTCAAGACGCCGAGCCTGCGCCACGCGCTGCTGGGCTTGTCGTCGGAGTTCGACAAGGTCAAGGCCGAAGCCCTGAGTGAACGCTTTGACGAATACGTCGGCGACTCGCCGGAAAACGCCCTGACCGCCAGCGACGGCTTCAATGCCGGTGCCGTGCCGGGCGAAGCCAGCGGCGCCATGGCCCCTAGCGCCATGGGCAAACAGGAAGCCCTCAAGCGCTTTACCGTCGACCTCACCGAACAGGCCCGCAGCGGCAAGCTCGACCCCATCGTCGGCCGTGACGAAGAGATCCGCCAACTGGTGGACATCCTCATGCGCCGCCGGCAGAACAACCCGATCCTGACCGGTGAAGCCGGCGTGGGCAAGACCGCCGTGGTCGAAGGCTTTGCCCTTCGCATCGTTGCCGGTGACGTGCCGCCAGCCCTCAAGGACGTGGAACTGCGCAGCCTCGACGTGGGCCTGTTGCAGGCCGGCGCGAGCATGAAAGGCGAGTTCGAACAGCGCCTGCGCCAGGTTATCGAAGACGTCCAGGCCTCGCCCAAGCCGATCATCCTGTTCATCGACGAAGCCCACACGCTGGTGGGTGCCGGTGGCGCCGCCGGCACGGGCGACGCGGCCAACCTGCTCAAACCGGCGCTGGCCCGTGGCACCTTGCGTACCGTGGCCGCCACGACCTGGGCCGAGTACAAGAAGCACATCGAAAAAGACCCGGCCCTGACCCGTCGTTTCCAAGTGGTGCAGGTGGCCGAGCCGTCGGAAGACAAGGCCCTGCTGATGATGCGCGGCGTGGCGTCGACCATGGAAAAACACCACCAGGTGCAGATCCTCGACGAAGCCCTGGAAGCCTCGGTCAAGCTGTCCCACCGCTACATTCCCGCGCGCCAGCTGCCGGACAAATCCGTGAGCCTGCTGGACACCGCCTGCGCCCGCGTCGCCATCAGCCTGCACGCCGTACCGGCCGAAGTGGACGACAGCCGTCGGCGCATCGAAGCGCTGGAAACCGAGCTGCAAATCATCGCCCGTGAACACGCGATTGGCGTGGTCATCGGCAGCCGCCAGACCCAGAGCGAAAACCTGCTCAGCGCCGAGCGCGAGCGCCTGGCCGAGCTGGAAAGCCGCTGGGCCGAAGAGAAAACCCTGGTGGACGAACTGCTCGCCACCCGCGCCACCCTGCGCGAGCGCGTCGGCGTGGTGGACAGCGAAGACAACAGCGAAGCGTCCAACAACGAAAGCCACGCCCTGCGCGAGAAACTGGTGGACCTGCAACAGCGCCTGACCGCCCTGCAAGGCGAAACCCCGTTGATCCTGCCGACCGTGGATTACCAGGCCGTGGCCTCGGTGGTTGCCGACTGGACCGGTATCCCGGTGGGCCGCATGGCCCGCAACGAACTGGAAACCGTGCTCAACCTCGACCAGCACCTGAAAAAACGCATCATCGGCCAGGACCATGCCTTGCAGATGATCGCCAAGCGCATCCAGACCTCCCGCGCCGGCCTCGACAACCCGAGCAAGCCAATTGGTGTGTTCATGCTTGCCGGTACTTCCGGCGTGGGCAAGACCGAAACCGCCCTGGCCTTGGCTGAAGCCATGTACGGCGGCGAGCAGAACGTCATCACCATCAACATGAGCGAGTTCCAGGAAGCCCACACTGTGTCCACCCTCAAGGGCGCGCCACCGGGCTACATCGGCTATGGCGAAGGCGGCGTGCTGACCGAGGCCGTGCGGCGCAAACCGTACAGTGTGGTGTTGCTGGACGAGGTGGAAAAGGCCCACCCGGACGTGCATGAGATCTTCTTCCAGGTGTTCGACAAAGGCGTGATGGAGGACGGCGAAGGCCGGGTGATCGACTTCAAGAACACCTTGATCCTGCTGACCACCAACGCCGGCACCGAGTTGATTGCCAAGGTCTGCAAAGACCCGCAGAACGTGCCCGAGCCAGAAGAAATCGCCAAGGCCCTGCGCCAGCCGTTGCTGGAAATCTTCCCGCCGGCCTTGTTGGGTCGTCTGGTGACGATTCCGTACTACCCGCTCAGCGACGAGATGCTCAAGGCAATCACCCGCCTGCAACTCAACCGCATCAAGAAGCGCG